The genomic region CGCGGCCGCCCTGCCCACCGCGCCCGCGGCGGCGGATGCGGGGGAGAGAGCGGCGGCCGAGAGGCACCGCCGCGCCGAGCTGCCGGGCGTCGCGTGAGCACGGGGAGATCCACGCGCCGCCGGTAGGGTCTACTGGCGATTCGGCCTCCTCCACGAGAACGCGTGGGGTCGAGGCCGCGGCGGCGGGACGAAGCGACGGAGCATGCTGCGCACCGAAGTAGAAGAAGGCGTGCACGTACTGGAAGCCGTCAGCGTCTTTCTCCTTGACGGGCGCTGCCGTCCCGTCGCTCTTCAGGAACTCGTCGAAGGCCTCTGCCGTCGGGCGCGCTGAAGAAGAGTGCCGCGTTCGCGTTCACAAAGCGCGTGAGGCGCCGCGAAGTGCTGACGCGAGCACCCGGCCACATGGCGGGTCGGTCCGTCGGTTCGAATATCCAGTTGAGAGCTCAGCGAGCCCAAGCGTAAGGCGTCCAGCAGACGTCGTCGCGCGACGCGTCCCCCGGGAGGGTGCCATGCGTCAGTCGCCGCGGCCCGCCCTGGCGGGCCTTGCACTCGCGATCGCGGCCGTCATCTGTCCGCTCACGGCGAAGGCGCAGAAGACGCCCTACCTGGTGAGGGACATCAACACGGCTACCCGGGATTCCTCTCCCGGCCCTTTACGGTGGTGAACGGAACGCTCTTCTTCCCGATTGTGTCCGACGGGATCGAGCCGATCCATGGCAGCGAGCTCTGGAAGAGCGACGGCACGGCCGCCGGCACCGTCCTGGTGAAGGACATCGCGCCCGGGCCGGACAGCTCAGGTCCCAGCGAATTGACCGACGTGAACGGGACGCTCTACTTCCAGGTCTTCGACCCGAGCGGCGGACGCGACTCCGGGCCCCGCGAGCTGACGCGGGCCGGCGGGCGGCTCTTCTTCACCGCCTTCGAGCCGCGCACGGGGCGCGAGCTGTGGGTCCACCGGGCTGTGCGGCAACGGCGCCCTCGACCCGGAGGATGAGTGCGATGACCATGCCGCTCGGCCGTGCGGCGTTCGCGGGCGACGCAACTCTCGACTCCGTCGGCCGACGCCCTGTGGCGCGTGCGGCACCAGCACCCGCGCGCGCTCGGGTCGGGCGGCTGAGCACGGGGGCATCGCCGCGATCGGTGCCGACGTCGGCGGGGGCGACGGCGCCGCCGGCTGCGGGACGGCGCCGCGCAACGGCTTCACGAGGAGGGCGCTTCGATGACTTGGACTTGTAGCATCCTCGTCCCGCTGCTGGCGGCGACGATCACGGGGGCGCAGGCGGCGACCTTCACGGTCGACACCACGACAGATGGCGTCGACGCCGTGCCCGGCGATGGCGTCTGCGCCACCGCCGCTGGCGCCTGCTCCCTTCGCGCGGCGGTGCAGGAGGCCAACGCGCTGGAGGGCCCGGACACCATCGATCTGCCCGCCGGGACCTACGTCCTCACGCTCGCCGGCCCGGCCGAGGACGAGAGCGCTTCAGGCGATCTCGACGTGCACGAAACTCTCACGATCACCGGGGCGGGTGCCGCCACCACGGTCATCGACGGGAACCGGGCGAGCGGGGTGATCGAGGCCGCGGAACCGGGCCCGTAGCTACAGCTCCGGAGAGCGGCGTCGACAACCGGAAAGGGCGGCGGGAGGGCTTGGCGATGTGCCTGCAGGAACGCGACCGAGGTCGGGCGCAGCAGACTCATCGCCGCCCGGCGAGCACGGGCACAGCGGCGAGGCTATCCGCTTGCGATCTGTCTCGGTGTGATCGGGATCGCCGACCGGCGCTCGGCACGGGCGAACTTGTGCCTGTAATACCGCATCCAGAGCATGATCCCAGGCACCCCGAGTGCTGTCGGCCAGAACCAACGCACCAGCGTGGGCAGCCACTCCATCTGCACGACGGAGATGGCGGTGAGGGCTCCGAGGTAGGCGCCGAGCATCCTCGACATATGGAAGAACCACCATTCCCGTTTTTCCTGCGGCGGCCGTATGAACCCGCGGATATCCGTCCACGCAAGCAGCCAGAACAGCGCGGCGAACACCACCATCACCACACCCCTGTCGGACCCGTCACCGCGAATAGCCACGCGCACGGCCACGACGCCGGCCGCGGCCGCCCCGAGCGCCCCCGCCCAATCGATGACCGCCGCTCGGTAGTTCCGTCGCTTGCGAACATGAATGCGATATCCCGACAGCGTCAGGTAGGAGACGACGATCGACATGCAGAAGAGGAATGGGTCGTTCGCGAAGTAGGAAAGCGGCACCGCCGCCGCGAGGACGACGAACATCGACCCGACGAAGATGCGGCCCCAGAGACGGTGCCACCACCCGCCCTTCGTGACCACCATTGCCGCGGGCGCGACCAGCAGCGCGACCAGGCCCAGCACGACGTGCAGGCGGAGCGCCCACTGCTCGACCGGGTTGGACGCCGTCATGTTCATGTTGAAGATCACGGCTCCAGTATGCCACCCGGACGGTTCGATCTGCTATACCTAGAAATCGGCAGCGGGTGCCACGCCGGGCCACCGCTACGACCTCCGGCGGGGGGCAGTGCCCGTGGGCTCGGTGGAGGCTCGTATCTGGCTCCGTAGTAGGGCCTGGGGACCGCCAAGAGGGCGATCCGGAGGCGGGGGCCGGAGTCTGATACGGAGGGGTTGCGTTACTCTGGGCCTCAATTGGGCACTCGACCGGCCGCAATAGCGGCGAAGACGTCGCTGCGCCCGGGGGGACACACCACCCGCGCGAGCGCCCAGCCATCGCGCTCGAGGACGATCTCGATCTCGGGGAGCCGAAGCAGCTCCTCGCGCACCCCGGCGTCGCTCCACTCGGCGGACGGGCGCAGGAGGAGCCAGCGCACATGGGTCATGTCGACGAGCTCGTGGACCGCCTCGGCCGCGGGGAGCCGGTCGATGGCGCTCTGGAGGAGGTCGCGGTGTGCTGCCGGATAGCCGGTGAGCCCGGAGACCAGAGGCAGCCAATGCCGCGTGCTACCGAGCATGGCCTCGCGCTCGAGGCCGTGCCCCGATCGATCGGCGAGCGGTAGCTCGAGCAGGGGCCCGGCGCCGTGCGCCGCCGCCGCGGACCGTACGCTGTCGTAGATGGGGAGCGACTGTGCAGACACCTCGTCGAGGCCCTGGCCGGCGAGCCCCCGGCTGAGCAGGAGCGCGCCCGCAGCGGCCGCCACCAGGGCGCGCGCGGGGCGTCCTCCGAGGATGCCCGCCGCGGCCTCCACGCCGGCGGCGGCCAACAGGGCGGTCCCGAAGCCGGTGAGCACGAGGAACCGGAAGGGCACGCGGAAGAAGCGCAACGGCCACACCAAACTGGCGAGCAGCGGCGGGAGAGTCCCGGGCTGGTAGAGCAGGAACTGCAGCGGCCCGAGCGTCAACACCCCGGCGACGCCGGCGACCAGGAGGCCGCGCAGGGCAAGCGCACGGCCCAGGGACCCACGTGCTGCGAGCGCCAGTAGTCCCAGGCCTGCCAGCGCCAGCGGCACGAGCCCGAACCAGCCCACCATGAGTACGCGCAGGATCGCCAGCGTGACGCGCGCCCAAAAGCTCGAATCGTGGACCATCTCGGACTGGAAGGACTCGCCGTTCCCAAAGAGGGCCGCCCGCACCGCGTCCGCGCCCGGCACGTCTCGATACTCCCAGAGGAGCCCGAGGTCGCTCGTGTAGAGGCCAGTTTCGCCGGCCGCCGCCTCGGGGCGGGCGAAATACGGGCGAGAGACGAGCAGCAACGCACCGAATGTCGCGAGGGCGACACCGGCGGTGAGCAGCGCGAAGCGTGCGCGGCCCGCCCCGGGGCGGCGCCATTCCGCGATCGACCAGATGGCGCAGAGCACCGATGCCATGAGCGCGGCGTAGTACGAGCTGAAGAGAGCGAGGCCGAGCACGATCGCGAGACGCAGGGCCGCCGGGGCGCGCGGACTCTCGCGCAAGCGGAGCAGCGCCAGAGCGACGAGCGGGAGGTAGAAGTTCAAGTACTGGACGATCTGCATGTTGCCCGGCACGCGCAGGGGCCCGAGCGCGAAGGTGAGCGCGCCGAGGACCGCGGCCGGGCGCCCGCAGCCGAGCGCGACCAGCAGGCGGTCCATGGCAAGCGCCGCCAGCGGATAGGAGACGAGCACGACTGCATTGGCGGCGAGCAGAGCGTTCTGCGTCGCCCAGAAGACTGGCGCAAAGAGCAGCTGGCTCGAGAGGAGATGCTCGGTGCCCGCGAGCTGTGCGGGTGCAGGATAGCTCACGTTGGCGTCGAAGAGGTGCGCGCCGGGCGTAACGAGCGCGTGCGCGACCCAGGCGAGCACCCAGGTCTTGAGGCGGGCGTCGGCCGGTGCGACCAGCATCGGGCCGACGGGAATCGCATGGCTCGCAGCCCGCAGCCAGGGCCAGGCGATGACCGTGAACACGGCCGCGTAGCCGAGGAGCGACGGGAGCACCCGGGGCGCGCGCTCTGGCATGCGGCTCTCTCGCTACTGGCCCCTTCCGCCCGTCGTCAAGACGCGTCACCCGTCGGCACGAGACCTGCGTCCCCGAGCCACGCCGCCACCCGCTCGGCCGCGAGGCGGTTCCCTTCGGGGGTGAAGTGCATCTCGCCCCGTATGATGGGCAGACGGGCCGCCCGTTCGCCGAACAGCCACGGGCGCGCGTCGAGCCAGGGCACGTCCTCGCGCTCGAGGAGCTCCGCGAGACGCGGCGAGAGGCGGTACGCCGACGGATCACCGAGCGCTACGACGGCGAGCCGAGCCCCGGCCTCCTGGCTCGCCTGATGGAGCGCGTGCATCTGCTCGGCGAGGCGCGCGGGCCAGGCGCCGGACTCGCCGGTGACCGCCATGCGCCAGAGCCCCGCGAAGCGCGAGAAGATGACGAGCGTACGCGCGAGGTACGACTTCCAGGCGAGCAGTCCCAGGAGGAGGCTCCGCGGCTCGGCCCAGTGGCAGAGCGACTCCTCGAGGTCGTCGGCGTAGAGGAAGAAGAGGACGAGGTCGGGCTGCCACCGGGCGGCGACCTGCCGCAAGCGCGCGACCGAGTCCTCGAGGGACGCGCCGGGCACGCCGAAGTTCAGCACCTCCACCATCCGCGCCCCGCGGCCGGCGAGCGGGCGCTCGAGCTGGGTGGGGAGCGCGTCCTCGACTCGCACGCCCATTCCGTAGGTGTACGAGTCGCCGAGCGCCGCGACACGGAAGACGCCCGGGGGCTTCGCGGGCGGCCGCTCGGGCCCTCGATAACCGTAGGAATTCACCTCCTGCGCCACCGGCGGGATTTTGAGGAACCAACCTGTGTACTCGACCTGCGCCCCGGGCCGCAGCCCCATGCACGATCCCGGCACTGGCTCCCAGACGTCGTAGAGCATCGCCTGCTCCATGCCGCCGAGCACCTGCCGAAGCGCGAACTCGAGCGCCAGCAGCGTCACGATCAGCACAACGAGGTTCCCGATCCACCGCTTCATGCCCGTGCGCGGCCGCGCGCCAGCGACCGTGCGCCGCATTATCACGGGTACCGAGACACACGCGAACGTCGGTCCCCACTACGGCTCGAGACCACCCAGATACACCGCAGCGCGTGGGCCGCCGAAATCTCGAGGACCTGACCCGGGTCAGCAACGCGAAGTCGCGCGGGCCTTTCGTCGCCTCTTGACAGCCGATCGCTAATTGCGATATGACCATCTCCAATAGCGATATGGCGTGGCCAATAGCGATATGACACTCGGCGAGAAGGTCCGCTTCCTGCGCGAGGTCGAGGGGGTCCTGCGTGGCCTCGGGCGGGACGTCACC from Deltaproteobacteria bacterium harbors:
- a CDS encoding CSLREA domain-containing protein gives rise to the protein MTWTCSILVPLLAATITGAQAATFTVDTTTDGVDAVPGDGVCATAAGACSLRAAVQEANALEGPDTIDLPAGTYVLTLAGPAEDESASGDLDVHETLTITGAGAATTVIDGNRASGVIEAAEPGP